The stretch of DNA TCCAAGTATACAATCAGATCTAGACTAAACTCCTGAATGAATTATATCTCATTTAGGTTTCTGTCTTTGCACGGCTCAATCTGAAAGGAACAGTTAATAATTTTCCCACTTTGCTCATAGAAATTCAAGTGAATGGCAAAAGTACTAGTTCCCGTTCCTAAACATAAACAGCATGATGCAAAAAGGTTACAAGAACATGCGGGGGGTCCAACAAGGAGTTGGACTTGACTCAACAAATTACGCGTATCCTTCATTTGATGGATCACGTCGTGGCCAAACACAACAAACAAGGAGTGAACAGAGAATGGTGATATGGTGACGTCTTATTGTGTAACTGCCTGCTTATATACAACATGCAGCCGGAACCAAAACATATTCTGGGCGGTGGCTACCCAAATTTTACCCCTAAGTTGGCATGGGGTAAAGATGGTTTTTGGTCGATGAAGAAGGGATGAACTAAAAACTAGTGCTATATGTGACTGCAACTGATTTGTTAAAATAAGGATGCTAGATCAGCAAGAAAAGAGAGACAGTAATGAAGAAAAGTTCAAGGAAACAGCAGGCCAGATCAGAAGCATGACCTCTGAGAGAAGGTGATGCAACTGAAGTTTGAAAACTTCTGTTTTCTGCTCTTGATATTGGAGTCCGATAATTACCTTGTTCAGCAGCAACATCAGTATCCCTGGAGTTGCAGGACTCTGCTGCAATAGGATACTCAATGTCATAACCTGGATAAGGGCCAAACAGAtcaattagaatttaattttaagttctATGCACAAGATCTTAGGGGTTTTAATTACTTGAAAGGAACAGGAATACTCACAGTCCGACTTCTTCCAGCCAAGGATGAACTTTTCTCTGTCAAATACAATGCGGTATCCAGTCATAAAGTTTTCTGTAACAACATTTATAATCAGTGAATAAGCAATTGCAGTGCACAAACAAATGGAACAGATAACTTTTGAGTAGTTGAGTTTAGATCTTCTATTGAGAGTTCAAAGAGCTACTCTagttgtttcttcatccaagaTGGGTATACTGATTAGCATTTTCTACAAATATGGAGCACCAGGCATTCCGAATCCCAGGATTTTTAACACAAGAAAACAGAAACATCAATTATACCAAAAGCTTGTATGATtcagtttttaaaattaagccTATGAAAACGTGGATTTTTTCAATGTGTGTTTTCCAACTTCCAAATATACTAATAAACAAGTGCCAAGGTCAGACAAACTTCAATTTCATGTCCATGGAAACCAAAAGTTGACTTTACCACAATCAAGTTGCACTAGTATGTCCAGATAACAAAAACTTGGAAACAGggaaacttaaattaaatcaagGCAACTCTTGAAGTTGATGGAGAAACTACTGAAAGTAGCCAACCATAAAGCTGGACTGGACCCTTCATCTTCAAATTAGCTTACACCCCAAAagccaaattaattattttgaaatccaagGTTTGAGTAGGACTTCAGGTCCCTGGCATTCATGCACTTGCAAGAATTAAAAACTTTCCTGCTCGATACCCATCTTGCCTACCATCTGTACACGGTAGACATGATAACTTTTATAAAGAATAACTTGGAAGAAGACTTACGTCCAATTATATTGAGTTCTGCACTCTTGATAATAGCCAGGCAATACACAAATTCATGCTGCGATAATTAGTCAAAAATATGTTTCCTTGAGCAGAAGAATAATAAACATAACGGAAGATTTTATTGACACATATTCTTGGGAAAATTTTACCTGTGTGGAGATGATAATAATTGGATCGTAGACAACATATTGGCCTCCACCGTTCATGACTGGACTCACAGTAGGTATCAAACTAGTATTTGCATCTGGACTGTCATTATCAAGacaaacaaaattatatttaagagCTAGAAAATGGATGATATATCAAATAGAGTTGcctttacctcatgttgtaacAATATTCAAAAGGTATCATTGGATCAGGTAGATGCCGTCTATCTTGAATTTGGGAGTGGAACTGCATCAAGAACAGAAAGTTCTATGTTCTAGAACTGGTCACTTTGAAGAGAATCTTAATTTTCATCATGTTGAGTGCTTACACTCTCTGAGAGCCTTGTATAAGCTGGGTCAACCAGATATGTGAAAGAGGTCCCAGAGTCAAAGAGGGCTGTCAGATCCAAGTTGATGAAAGTAGTTCCCACACGAGTTTCAGTTACAGATATATTATATGTTGgaatgcaaaaaatgaaattggaCAAGAGAAATAAAATGAGAATGGTAACAAGCAAATTACAAAGTATAAAAATAGGCTCCATGGATAAAATTAAGCACCAAATAAGTGAGAAATTACCACTTACTGCTTTGGGTTCATATGAAATGGGGTCTCTTCCTGGTCGGGGCTACCTTTATCCCCAAAACTAATCCTTCCAGTCCCATCATGCCCAAAGCACATAGAGAAAGAATCTGCTGTATAACCTTTGCTGGATAAAATGCTAGGAACTGATATCTTCTCCAATCCAAGCCCGAATAAACCATTTGGAGCTGCCACATCTAGAAATGAACCAGTTTGAACCTGTCCGCACCTACAGAGTTCAATTGCTCCTTTATCTCATATTGGATATGCAaaatggtttggtatgcacagcTCAGGGGCCAGGACACCAATTGAGACATGCTCATATTAAATATCTTGAATGTGCTTCGTGTTGTACTCATTAATATGAGAGGGCCAAATTTCAGAATCAGAGAAAAGTAAAAGAACTCGAGCATTATAGCAATAAAATCCCCAAATTAGTCAGACAAAAAAGGTAACTGACCCAAATATGATGTATGCCTCAACAAATTCTTGATCACTATCTTCTGTCTCCAAGTGCAGAATATCCTCCACCAAGATCCCTGAAGTTGAAGTTGCAGATGAAATATAGGATACCGTATAAGGGCAATGGGCGAAGGTTCCAGAGCATCTATCATGCTGTGTGCACAGATTATTGTTGCAAGTGACTTTTTTGCTTGTTGATGATCCATTAGGATTGTATATGCCAAGTTCAAAATCCTACCATAATTGGATAATTCAGTTCAGGACATATGCATAAgttaaaaacaaattcaataatggaaacaacaaaaaaaaaaatgaattctcTGTGGGTTTGGCAAACTCAAACGCATTACTATTTATCAATGCTCATGTCTTGCCCCTCTATCAGCCAGAAAGGCATACATTGGTGAATTCAGTCatgtattaatttagtgtaAGTTCTTTCTTCATTTAATGTTTCTTTTTCCAACCTTCAGTAAATCTATCCTCAGGTACACCAACAATCttgtcaaatattttattatatgcaAAAGGACATCAATATCTATCTTTCCCTTCTTAAAACCATTGGCCTTTTCCTGCCAACCATTGATCACATGCAATTAGACAGCGTCATAGAAAAGTACACACATCTCTGGCCATGTAGACTTGGTAGACCCTAAGTACATTTAAATGAGCCTTCTTTCAACGCATGCATTAGAATTTTGGGTCCTTCCTACTCCCTTTTATTAGATTCTCTCCTCATGGATGAACTCCACTCACCTTGGTACTTGTATTAGGAacaaaatattgcatttttttctttattgttgttggagaggaagaaaaagggcAATACATATCCCTGATTAGGTGATTTTTCCCCTTTGGACCTATTTGCAAacaaagggaagaagaaaactGGTCCCCATTGCTTGTGATTCTCACAGCTATCAGGGCTCTCAGAAGTCAAGTCAAGTATGTGACAAGAACAGTTTTACCAGATAATTAAACAAAACACTTTAAATGACAAAGTGCATTCTCAACCACAATTAACTTGTGACAGACTCCTCAAATAGTATATACCATTATGGGACATGGACAAACATTAAGACACTGACATTGCAATTCTCTATGTTGATGGCTAATATTAATGTGCTGGAATGTTCTATTTACAACACTACTCACCAGGAAGATGAAAATAAGAAGAATCAGCCTCACATCATCCTTTTCAAGCTTAAACACACTTCAACAAGCTCAACTCCAAGGAAAATAAGGAGTTTGAGTGATGTATATGATAGATGGAACTATTGTGTTGTAGAACCAGAAAATTGTGAAGAAGCCATGGAGGAAGCTTGGAGAAAAGCCATGCAAGAGGAAATTGATGTTATTGAGAAAAATCAGAATTGGCAGCTTGTTGATAGGTCAACAGACAAAGATGTGATTGGTCTGAAGTGGTATACAAGGTAAAACATAATTCTAACCGTTCAGTGCAAAGAAGTGAGTCAAAATTGGTTGAAAAAGACTATCTTGAATGGTTCATAATTGACTTTaatgaaacatttgctccagtagctCGTTTTGACACTCTTAGGGCACTTGTTTGACTAGCACTCACAAAGGCTGGTTGCTATACCAACTTGATGTCCAATCATTCTTCTTGAATAAAGAATTGGAAGAAGTGTGTGCAGAACAACCACGAGGTTTTGAAATTCAAGGTGATGAAGACAAAGTGTACAAGGTCTAGAAAGCTTTGTATGGGCTGAAGCAAGCTCCTAGAGCCTGGTATAGCCAAATTAAGAACTACTTTAAAGGAAAGGGGTTCAGATTCTCAGAAGAAGTAAAAGTGAACCTACTTTGTACATCAAGCATCAATGTAAAGCCAGTGTTTTTATTGTTTCTTTCTATGTTGATGGTTTGGTGTTCTCAATAACGATAACAAATTGGTTGAACATCTATGCTGTTATATAAGCAAACACCAAGTTTTGGTGTTATAACCTGCCAATAAAGTATTctcctaaaataccctttatgtATTTTGCTTAAAAAGCAAAACTTATCTAAGTTAAGAACATTTGAACTCAAGACCTTTGAACAATAACCAAGTTTCGGAACAACTTTACCACTATACCAAAACTCATTTTGCTAAAACTttgcctaaaaaaaattaaaattgaatagtTACTGTCAAATGCCACCTAATGAattttcactttatttttttgcatgtGCATAGCACCGGCCACCTCTCTAGTTTCAAGAAAGAGATGattaagaaatatgaaaagagcGATATGGGTATGTTGCACCATTTCTTTGGTATGGAAATTCACCAAGATGAAAGTGGAGTCTTCATTTTCCAAGAGAACTATGCCAAGAAGATTCTTAAAGAAGTTTAGGATGTATGGCTGCAAATCAATTGAAGCACCCTTGGTCATGAATGAGAAATTGGAGAATGAAGATGGAGCGAAGAAGGTATATGCAGCTCTTTTAGAAGTTTGGTTGGGAACTTCCTTTTATCTCACTGCTACAAGGCCTGATATCATGTTTCCAGCAAGTTTATTTTCAAGATTCATGAATGATCCCTGCCACATTCACTTTGGAGTTGCAAAAAGGGAGTTAAGGTGCATTCAATGTACCATTGGCTATGGAATCAAATATGGCAGGAATTTAGAGTCCAAGTTGATTGACAATTGTGATATTGGCTGGGCCAGTTGTACAGATGGCATGAAAAGCACCTCGGATTATGTTTTCTCATTGGGTTCATGAGTATTTTCACGGTCCTCAAAGAAGCAGTAATCAGTTGCTCAGTCTTCTGCTGAGGCTGAGTATGTTTCGGCAGCTCTTGGAACTTCACAAATCATTTTGCTAAAGAAAATTTTGGAGGACATAAGAG from Diospyros lotus cultivar Yz01 chromosome 6, ASM1463336v1, whole genome shotgun sequence encodes:
- the LOC127803268 gene encoding aspartyl protease family protein 1-like; this translates as MKYFSVFLILLLSLLGFPSGNGRIFTLEMHHRFSERVKKWSEAARNYFRAGNWPVRGSIEYYAQLAGHDRLLRFRRISESDAPLTFSDGNSTFRINSLGFLHYTTVTLGTPGLKFLVALDTGSDLFWVPCDCSKCAPTEGTPYSSDFELGIYNPNGSSTSKKVTCNNNLCTQHDRCSGTFAHCPYTVSYISSATSTSGILVEDILHLETEDSDQEFVEAYIIFGCGQVQTGSFLDVAAPNGLFGLGLEKISVPSILSSKGYTADSFSMCFGHDGTGRISFGDKGSPDQEETPFHMNPKHPTYNISVTETRVGTTFINLDLTALFDSGTSFTYLVDPAYTRLSESFHSQIQDRRHLPDPMIPFEYCYNMSPDANTSLIPTVSPVMNGGGQYVVYDPIIIISTQHEFVYCLAIIKSAELNIIGQNFMTGYRIVFDREKFILGWKKSDCYDIEYPIAAESCNSRDTDVAAEQGNYRTPISRAENRSFQTSVASPSLRGHASDLACCFLELFFITVSLFLLI